A region of the Flavobacteriaceae bacterium MAR_2010_188 genome:
GGGCGACGTTATTAAATGTTGGTAAGGATAGATTCTGTAATTGATCTCGAAAAAGTCGAAAACCGTATTGACGTCCTTCAATATACTCTGATCAGCTGTAAATAGAGTGAAATCGGTATAAATTTTAGCGGTAGATTCGTTAAAGTTCCCGGTGCTGATAAAGCCATAACGCTTCAGCTTATTATTCTCTTCACGCTCAATGACACAAATCTTGCTGTGCACTTTAAGACCTTTAACACCAAATAAAAGATTAACCCCATCCTGCATCATTTGTTCAGCATAATCGATGTTGGCCTGCTCGTCAAAACGCGCCTGGATTTCTATAGAAACGGTTACATTCTTACCATTTTTTGCAGCATTTATCAATGAACTTGCTACGTGAGAAATTTGAGCCAAACGATAAATTGTAATCTTTATAGTTTTTACCTGAGGGTCTAACGCTGCTTGTCTTAGGAATTTCACCACATATGCAAAAGTCTGATATGGCGTATACAAGAGATAGTCTTTTTCGGCTAAACTCTTAAACATACTAGATTGAAGACTTAGACCTTTAATTGGTAATGGCGGTCGCTTTACGTATTGCAAATCGTCTCGTCCAAGGCTAGGAAAACCCATATAATCGCGTCTATTATGATAACGACCGCCTGGTATAACGCTGTCATTACCATCAATACACATCTTTTCTCTTAAGAATCTAAGCGTTTCTTTCTCTATCGTCTTATCGTAAACAAAGCGAACTGGCTCACCGATTTGACGATGCTTAACGCTTTCGGCAATCTTGTCGATAAAACTCTTACTTAAGTCGCTATCAAAATCTAATTCTCCGTCCCTCGTGATTTTAATCATGTGAGCCGTGATGGATGTGTAGTTAAAAATGCTAAAAATATCACTTAAGCAATAACGTATAAGATCATCTAAAATGATGATATAGTCGTTGTCATTCTGCTTAGGTAAGACCACAAAACGCTCTATAGTCTTAGGGATTTCTATAAGTGCATATTGTCGCTGCTTATCATCCAAAACCATTTTAACCGCGAGATATGCCGCACTATCCTTTAACAAGGGTAAGTCTACCTCATCGTTTAAAATTATAGTGACCAACGCTGGGCTTACTTGTTGAATGAAGTAATTTCTTAGAAAGTCATGTTGGGTATCGTCGATGTCATTTTCATTGATCATATAGATATCATGACTCTCGAGCTGCTTTTCAATTTTCTCTAGAATCTTTAAACTAGAGGTCTGTTGTTGAATCACAATTTGAGTAATAATCTCTAGCAATTCTTTTGCGCGAATCCCGCCGAGTTGCGATTTACCGCCTTTACCGGCTTCGTCAATACGTTTTATAGTGGCGTACCTTACCTTGAAGAATTCATCTAAGTTATTCGAAAATATTCCTATAAACCGTAATCTTTCAAGTAATGGGACGCTTTCATCTGCGGCTTCTTGCAACACTCGTGCATTAAACTGAAGCCAGCTCAATTCCCGATTGATATATCTATTTTTTGTAACAGTCATTTACTTTCAATATAGTGTAAACAAATATATTCTATTTGTGACACTTTTCCTTTGGGCTTTTGGATGGAAATTTTAATGAGATGTCATTTAATTTTCCTTGTCATTTGTTGAAAAATACACAGATTTTAATAAGTACTCAACCAATTTATATATACTTTTTATAAAGGTGAAAGTTACCTAGCTTCAATTATTTAGCGTCATGAATTACGTAAACCACAAATAAAATCAAGTAAAGCCTTCAGAAAAAAATTAGGTTTTGAACGAAATTTTTTCATAATGTGTTGTTTTTTCGGATTAATTGTATAGTTTTGTCGATGAACAACGTTAAATCCCCCAAAATGAAAAAATTACTACTCCTACTTAGTTTTTTTCTTATCGCAAGTTTTGGATACTCTCAAAAGAGAAAAGAAGCTCAAAGTATAATCAAAGAAGATGTACGAATTAAGAAATACTACAACAAAGCCGAACTAGAAGGATTGGCAAAAGGCAAACTCCTAGATCTATACATAGAACGTGTAGAAAATCTATACAATTTATTGCCTTACATCGCTTTCGCAACGAAGCCAGGAACTACTATGACTACTCTGGGTATTCCAAATGATAGTGATAATAGAAAAATCCTAGAAGATCAATTTGAAGCATCCGATGATTTTTTGGAAACGAATGAAAAATTTCAACGCCAAATACTTCCGTATTCTGACACCAACGATTTAATTTCTGCAATCCTGTTTTATGAGGACATAATGAAATCACTACATCAGTACAGTGAATTGCATTAAGAAATTTTAAAAATGCCCCTATCTAAAAGTGTACGATTTGTACACTTTTTTTGTGCCCTTAAAATTGAAATAACTTCTTTACAAATTTAGATTAAACAAGCATTGAAGATAATTCCAACGAAACCACTACAAAATTTCAAATATAAAGTAAGTTTTTATTTACTTAATTATACATTTTATCGCGAATTTAAGTTTAAATATGCATTTCATCGATAAATTTAGTGTTTCATGGAATTTTTTTTTATGTTTGAGCTATTAAAGATTAATAGAATCCAAAACTACTTAACTATTTGATTATGCAGAACTTTACTTATAAAATTGCAATTATACTTTTCTTCGCGATCTCCTTAGGATATGCACAGCAAGAAAAAGGAATTTACGGTACAGAAAATTGGTTGTCTAACTGGACTGATTTTCAACCAGAAAAAGAAGAATACGATGAGCCAACGGTAATCCTTAGAGGTAATATATCTGAAGATACCACATTAAAAAAGCGTGAGGTATATCTGCTTAATGGAAGCGTATTCGTCACAAACAACGCAGTTCTAACCATAGAACCAGGAACGGTAATCCTCGGAGACTTTGATACCAAGGGTTCATTGACTATTACCAAAGGTGCGTCTATCATTGCCGACGGTGTAGAAACCGATCCGATTATCTTTAGTTCTAACCGAGGCGTTAAAAGAGCTGGCGATTGGGGTGGTTTAATGATTTTAGGTGAAGCACCTACCAGTAACTACGGAAATGG
Encoded here:
- a CDS encoding polyphosphate kinase; the encoded protein is MTVTKNRYINRELSWLQFNARVLQEAADESVPLLERLRFIGIFSNNLDEFFKVRYATIKRIDEAGKGGKSQLGGIRAKELLEIITQIVIQQQTSSLKILEKIEKQLESHDIYMINENDIDDTQHDFLRNYFIQQVSPALVTIILNDEVDLPLLKDSAAYLAVKMVLDDKQRQYALIEIPKTIERFVVLPKQNDNDYIIILDDLIRYCLSDIFSIFNYTSITAHMIKITRDGELDFDSDLSKSFIDKIAESVKHRQIGEPVRFVYDKTIEKETLRFLREKMCIDGNDSVIPGGRYHNRRDYMGFPSLGRDDLQYVKRPPLPIKGLSLQSSMFKSLAEKDYLLYTPYQTFAYVVKFLRQAALDPQVKTIKITIYRLAQISHVASSLINAAKNGKNVTVSIEIQARFDEQANIDYAEQMMQDGVNLLFGVKGLKVHSKICVIEREENNKLKRYGFISTGNFNESTAKIYTDFTLFTADQSILKDVNTVFDFFEINYRIYPYQHLITSPHHTKAKFFGLINNEIKNVRAGKPGFIKLKMNSISNYQMIDKLYEASRAGVKIQMIVRGICCLIPGIKGMSENIEVISIIGKFLEHTRLMIFCNNENPNVFISSADWMTRNIENRVEVTCPIYDEEIKQELIEIYDICWSDNVKARVLNEKQNNVYRKNNNKKVRAQFATYDYYLDKLKD